DNA sequence from the Alosa alosa isolate M-15738 ecotype Scorff River chromosome 2, AALO_Geno_1.1, whole genome shotgun sequence genome:
CCAGGGCCTCTGGCGCTACTGCACGCCTTCCAAATGctttacacacactgacagcatTGGTGAGAGTCCTGCTTTGTGCTGCTTTTCACAATTACTTTGTTATGGTCATCAGCAATATGGTCTGTTCCATTTTACCATTTcatatatgtaaataaacataatCCGGTTCATGAACATGATGGAAAATTAAGATACATTATGACTTAATGACATTAATTTTCTAACGTTCACAACAATATGTTAATTTTTAAAGGACTGTATTTTACACCAAGTGTTTTACAATaccataaacatgcacacttaAAAAATTAAAACAGGAATGTCATTCATACCAAAACCATAATAGATAGCAATACATTATCATAGATAAGAAGACCAACTGAATTGAATCATTTTGAAATTCAACCGGAAACTAATCTGTCCAAATAACTTTATGGGGATCACACTATTTGAAAGTATTATCAAAGACAATTAAATTTGACCACTATTAACCAAGTGTACTACATGTGGTTATGCTCATTTGATCACACTGAAGTAGCCACAACACTGTTACACATCACAACACTAACTAACTCTGCTGGCCTTTGATCAACACCAGTCATGTTAGAGTCAGCAGCCACCCTCTGCAGGCACCACGCAGTGGATGGTGAGGGCGCTTTGGAGGTAGTGCTAAGATTGGCCCCCCTATAATTTATGGAGTGAGCTTTGGGTATCAACAGAAGCACTATGGAAATGTCTCtctcatgcatgcatgcattcattcactcaatgattcatttgttcatttttCATCCAGTTGTAAATGTCTACAATACACTGATTTGTATACATGCATGCAAATATGTTTTTCCACttatcattcactcattcattcccCCGCAGCTTATTGGGATGCCACTCGAGCATGCATGATCCTATCCCTGCTGGCCTGTTTCATAGGCATCATCATCGGCATCATGGCCTTCATCCACTACTCCTCCTTCGACAGATTTGATAAGACCTTTGCTGCAGGCGTTTTATTCTTCATCTCATGTAAGTCGTTTCCATTGTCATCTACACAACTATGAACTAGGAGTTTGCCATCGATTAAAACAAAAATTTCCTAGAGAATTTCAAGGCATTTCTAACCAGATTTCTAAATGGTGACCTACTTGAGAGGTAAATAGTGTGAAACTTACAAcgaaatatgtatatatttcaCTTCTCTGTAGGCTTTTTTGTATTTCTGGCAATGGCGGTGTACACTGGCGTGACAGTAAATTACTATGGCAAACGCTATGGAAACTGGCGATTCTCTTGGTCCTACATCATTGGCTGGGTGGCAGTGGTACTCACATTCTTTTCAGGTACATAAGCAGCAATAATCAACATAGCTGTCTGTTTCTGATTGTTGTGCATTATGTTTTGTTGCCCATTGTTATTGGACTATGTAAAGTACTCATTGATTTGTATTGATTTCTAGGTATATTCTACATGTGTGCTTATCGGATGCATGAGTGCCCAAGAAGTTCCAACACACATTAGAGGACTGAAATCACCCTAGTTTGCTTCAAGGACTCAACCCCAGCATCGTAAAGCATCGACTGTGGAGCATGGCATTGTCGAGCACTAGGACACTGGACACTAGGCTATTTAAATAAAGGATGGAGAAGAAAACATTCTTCTTTATTTTGTACTCAATGTTTGCAAATTAAACATTACTCAGGTATC
Encoded proteins:
- the lim2.1 gene encoding lens intrinsic membrane protein 2.1; translated protein: MYSFMGGGLFCAGVGNILLIVSTATDYWMQYRHSNNYMHQGLWRYCTPSKCFTHTDSIAYWDATRACMILSLLACFIGIIIGIMAFIHYSSFDRFDKTFAAGVLFFISCFFVFLAMAVYTGVTVNYYGKRYGNWRFSWSYIIGWVAVVLTFFSGIFYMCAYRMHECPRSSNTH